A genome region from Solanum pennellii chromosome 12, SPENNV200 includes the following:
- the LOC107006399 gene encoding uncharacterized protein LOC107006399, whose translation MALPTKCTREGFDPNAYKLFVKAGYNPSEPSVLGKLPSEDTTRKAREGLGYSQPPPIRISIRRASPLKKNNKNLRSYLKVTRPTSHLIRKDFRSLIPSRMRRRVELVVSCKEELKAKVHTVVYTKEREEDEESVGSSNHVTIQNEYDYLPQKKIEEEVEDISSCCHISVNDNDPVEEEDAKDAPPELEEGVKITIDPLKEVNLGTDEDPKPTYLSAFLEIDEEVTYMNILKEYRDVFAWSYKEMPGLNPRVAVHQLAVKNGSRPVKQAQRRFRPDLIPLIENEVNKLIEAGFIREVKYPTWISSIVPVRKKNGQIRVCVDFRDLNNACPKDEFPLPIPELMIDATTGYEAMSFMDGSSGYNQIRMSPKDEELTAFRTPKGIYCYKVMPFGLKNAGATYQRAMQNIFDDLLHKNVECYVDDLVVKSRKRGDHLKDLRMVFELLRRYQLRMNPLKCAFGVTSGKFLGFIVRHRGIEIDQAKVDAISKMPEPRDIHELKSLQGKLAYLRRFISNLAGRCQPFSHLMKKGAPFNWDQTCSEAFKSIKSYLAKPPVLAAPIPGKPLILYIAAQERSVGALLAQENSEGKENALYYLSRTMTPNELNYSPIEKLCLALVFSIQKMKHYFQAHVVRLISRANPIKFVMSKPVLSDRLARWYLQFQQFEIVYIPQKSVKGQALADFLADHPIPNDWELTDEFPDEDAMLIEVQPPWKMYFDGAAHRGGAGAGVVFITSQEEILPFSFTLKQCCSNNVAEYQALILGLEMAVDMKQLHLQVFGDSQLVINQLLGSYEVKKPELRPYHDYAQKLIRWLGDVTLQHVRRTENKKADALATLASTLTLPDQTQVTVCQKWIVPPSNEEEYIENKLDHIVAIVEAAKEDWRQPIIDYLCYGILPENPRRRTDIRRRAPRFLYYKDTLYRRSFEGMLLRCFGRGRNDSSSTKSTLRSMWITSIWTKTSFSHKEDGPPELLHPTIASWPFDAWGLDIVGPLPKSSGGHLYILAATDYFSKWAEAVALKEVKKENVANFIRVNIIYRFGIPRYIITDNGKPFDNKLMNKICDLFDFKQRKSSMYHAAANGLAEAFNKTLCNLLKKVVSKSKRYWHE comes from the exons ATGGCTCTCCCTACAAAATGCACAAGAGAAGGTTTTGATCCCAATGCCTACAAGTTATTTGTGAAGGCAGGATACAACCCTAGCGAGCCATCAGTGCTAGGGAAACTCCCATCAGAAGATACAACTAGGAAAGCGCGTGAAGGCCTAGGTTATAGCCAACCGCCGCCAATTCGCATTTCCATAAGAAGGGCCa GTCCTCTGAAGAAGAATAACAAGAACCTGAgaagttatttaaaagttacaaGGCCTACTTCACATTTGATTCGAAAGGATTTTAGAAGTTTGATTCCTTCTAGGATGAGGCGACGAGTGGAACTTGTGGTTTCCTGTAAAGAGGAACTCAAGGCAAAGGTTCATACTGTGGTTTACACCAAAGAGcgcgaggaagatgaagaaagtgtaGGTTCTTCAAATCATGTTACAATCCAAAATGAGTATGATTATTTGCCTCAAAAGAAGATTGAGGAAGAGGTAGAAGATATTTCCTCGTGTTGTCATATATCGGTCAATGACAATGATCCTGTGGAAGAGGAAGATGCCAAAGATGCTCCACCAGAACTTGAAGAAGGAGTAAAGATCACAATAGATCCTTTGAAGGAAGTTAACCTTGGCACTGATGAAGATCCGAAGCCAACTTACTTGAGTGCGTTTctagaaattgatgaagaagtcACTTACATGAATATACTCAAAGAATATAGAGATGTATTCGCTTGGAGTTACAAAGAAATGCCTGGATTGAATCCTAGAGTAGCGGTCCATCAATTGGCAGTCAAAAATGGTTCTCGTCCAGTTAAACAAGCTCAAAGACGTTTTAGACCAGACTTGATTCCGTTGATAGAAAATGAAGTTAACAAACTCATTGAGGCAGGCTTTATTCGTGAGGTCAAATATCCTACAtggatttcaagtattgttcctgtgaggaagaagaatggtcAAATTCGAGTTTGCGTTGACTTTAGAGATCTCAATAATGCATGCCCTAAAGATGAGTTTCCTCTTCCCATTCCAGAGTTGATGATTGATGCCACCACTGGTTATGAGGCAATGTCGTTCATGGATGGTTCTTCTGGATATAATCAAATCCGCATGTCACCAAAAGATGAAGAACTCACTGCATTTCGCACGCCAAAAGGTATTTATTGCTACAAAGTGATGCCATTTGGTTTAAAGAATGCTGGCGCCACATATCAAAGGGCTATGCAAAATATCTTTGACGACTTGctccataaaaatgttgaatgttatgttgatgatttggtaGTAAAGTCGAGGAAGAGGGGTGATCATTTGAAAGACTTAAGGATGGTGTTTGAGTTACTCCGAAGATATCAACTAAGGATGAATCCATTGAAATGTGCCTTCGGAGTTACTTCCGGCAAGTTCCTTGGCTTTATTGTGAGACAtcgaggaattgaaattgatcAAGCCAAAGTCGATGCAATATCAAAGATGCCTGAACCTCGAGATATTCATGAGTTAAAAAGTCTCCAAGGAAAGTTAGCCTACTTGAGAAGGTTCATCTCAAATCTAGCGGGGAGATGTCAACCATTCAGTCATCTCATGAAGAAAGGTGCTCCTTTTAATTGGGATCAAACATGTAGCGAAGCCTTTAAAAGTATCAAATCGTATCTAGCGAAACCTCCGGTTTTGGCAGCCCCTATACCTGGAAAACCATTGATACTCTACATTGCAGCACAAGAAAGGTCTGTAGGAGCCCTGTTAGCTCAAGAGAATAGTGAAGGCAAAGAAAATGCTCTTTATTACTTAAGTAGAACGATGACGCCAAATGAGCTAAATTATTCGCcaattgaaaagttatgctTGGCACTGGTCTTctcaattcaaaagatgaaGCATTATTTTCAAGCTCATGTTGTCCGCCTTATTTCTAGAGCAAATCCCATCAAGTTTGTTATGTCAAAACCTGTCCTTAGTGACCGACTAGCAAGATGGTACCTCCAATTCCAACAATTTGAGATTGTGTACATCCCTCAAAAATCCGTGAAGGGACAAGCACTAGCGGATTTCTTAGCAGACCATCCTATACCAAATGATTGGGAGTTAACTGATGAGTTTCCTGATGAAGATGCGATGTTAATTGAAGTTCAACCTCCTTGGAAAATGTACTTTGACGGGGCTGCACATCGCGGCGGAGCTGGTGCTGGTGTGGTGTTCATCACTTCACAAGAAGAGATTCTACCATTCTCTTTTACTCTAAAACAATGTTGCTCCAATAATGTCGCTGAATATCAAGCACTGATACTTGGACTTGAAATGGCCGTTGACATGAAACAATTACATTTACAGGTCTTTggtgactctcaattggtgattaatcaactCTTAGGAAGTTATGAGGTAAAAAAGCCTGAATTGCGACCTTATCATGATTATGCTCAAAAGTTGATAAGATGGCTTGGGGATGTAACCCTTCAACATGTGCGTCGAACAGAGAATAAGAAAGCTGATGCATTGGCTACTCTAGCTTCAACGCTAACCCTTCCTGATCAAACGCAAGTAACTGTCTGTCAAAAATGGATAGTACCACCGTCaaatgaggaagaatatattgaaaataagctTGATCATATCGTCGCCATTGTTGAAGCTGCGAAGGAAGATTGGAGACAACCCATCATTGACTACCTATGTTATGGGATACTTCCAGAAAATCCAAGAAGAAGAACTGACATACGTCGTCGTGCACCTCGTTTCCTTTACTACAAGGATACATTATATAGAAGATCATTTGAGGGTATGTTATTACGATGTTTTGGGAGAGGAAGAAACGATTCAAGCTCTACAAAAAGCACACTCAGGAGTATGTGGATCACATCAATCTGGACCAAAACTTCATTTTCACATAAAGAGGATGGG CCACCCGAATTATTGCACCCAACCATCGCATCTTGGCCATTTGACGCTTGGGGACTGGATATTGTAGGACCATTACCAAAGTCTTCTGGTGGACACTTGTACATCTTGGCTGCAACTGATTACTTTTCAAAATGGGCTGAAGCTGTCGCTCTTAAAGAGGTGAAGAAAGAGAATGTTGCAAATTTTATCCGAGTAAATATTATCTATCGCTTTGGCATCCCTCGCTATATAATAACAGACAATGGCAAACCATTTGATAACAAGTTAATGAACAAGATTTGTGATCTTTTTGACTTTAAGCAGCGTAAATCTTCTATGTACCATGCTGCCGCTAATGGTCTTGCTGAAGCATTCAATAAGACTCTATGCAACCTACTCAAGAAAGTTGTCTCCAAATCCAAACGGTATTGGCATGAATGA